A stretch of Gemmatimonadota bacterium DNA encodes these proteins:
- a CDS encoding YceI family protein, whose amino-acid sequence MSSRIRGAATALLLLAVAGAWRPLLDPLKLRAESKLWFDGKSTVRDWSCKATQIDAVIDAEAGAAANVLKAQKAVKTVSLTFPVAKLDCENGTMNGHMMKALNATTQRTIVFALTGYELAAGAPVKGTLNGTLTLNGVTKPISFPVEYASGAAGALRVTGKYAVLMTDWNVQPPKLMMGALKVDPTITVNFDLQLQP is encoded by the coding sequence ATGAGCAGTCGAATCCGCGGTGCCGCGACCGCCCTGCTCTTGCTCGCCGTCGCAGGCGCCTGGCGCCCCCTGCTCGATCCCCTCAAGCTCCGCGCCGAGAGCAAGCTCTGGTTCGACGGGAAGTCGACCGTGCGCGACTGGTCCTGCAAGGCGACGCAGATCGACGCCGTGATCGACGCGGAGGCCGGCGCCGCTGCGAACGTCCTGAAGGCGCAGAAGGCCGTGAAGACCGTCTCGCTCACGTTCCCGGTCGCGAAGCTCGATTGCGAGAACGGGACGATGAACGGGCACATGATGAAGGCCCTCAACGCCACGACCCAGCGCACGATCGTGTTCGCGCTCACCGGCTACGAACTCGCGGCCGGCGCCCCCGTGAAGGGCACGCTCAACGGCACGCTCACGCTGAACGGCGTGACGAAGCCCATCTCGTTCCCGGTCGAGTACGCGTCCGGTGCGGCCGGCGCGCTCCGCGTGACCGGCAAGTACGCGGTCCTCATGACCGACTGGAACGTGCAGCCGCCCAAGCTGATGATGGGCGCGCTCAAGGTGGATCCGACGATCACCGTGAACTTCGACCTGCAGCTCCAGCCCTGA